One genomic window of Glycine soja cultivar W05 chromosome 9, ASM419377v2, whole genome shotgun sequence includes the following:
- the LOC114424971 gene encoding beta-amylase 8-like, protein MKSVNDDASTQDLDPQSDHSSDYLAHPQPHPQPRRPRGFAAAAAAATTNSAGKGKKEREKEKERTKLRERHRRAITSRMLAGLRQYGNFPLPARADMNDVLAALAREAGWVVDADGTTYRQCPPPSHMGSFAARSVESQLSGGSLRNCSVKETIENQTSVLRIDECLSPASIDSVVIAERDSKTEKYTNASPINTVDCLEADQLMQDIHSGVHENNFTGTPYVPVYVKLPAGIINKFCQLIDPEGIKQELIHIKSLNVDGVVVDCWWGIVEGWSSQKYVWSGYRELFNIIREFKLKLQVVMAFHECGGNDSSDALISLPQWVLDIGKDNQDIFFTDREGRRNTECLSWGIDKERVLKGRTGIEVYFDMMRSFRTEFDDLFAEGLISAVEVGLGASGELKYPSFSERMGWRYPGIGEFQCYDKYLQHSLRRAAKLRGHSFWARGPDNAGHYNSMPHETGFFCERGDYDNYYGRFFLHWYSQTLIDHADNVLSLATLAFEETKITVKVPAVYWWYKTPSHAAELTAGYHNPTNQDGYSPVFEVLRKHAVTMKFVCLGFHLSSQEANESLIDPEGLSWQVLNSAWDRGLMAAGENALLCYDREGYKKLVEIAKPRNDPDRRHFSFFVYQQPSLLQTNVCWSELDFFVKCMHGEMTDL, encoded by the exons ATGAAGAGCGTAAACGACGACGCTTCAACCCAAGATCTCGACCCTCAGAGCGACCACAGCTCCGATTACTTAGCTCACCCCCAACCCCACCCTCAGCCCCGCCGTCCTCGGGGTTTCGCGGCGGCAGCGGCGGCGGCCACCACCAATTCCGCCGGCAAGGGGAAGAAGGagagggagaaggagaaggagcgCACCAAGCTCCGCGAGCGACACCGCCGAGCCATCACCAGCCGCATGCTCGCCGGACTCCGCCAGTACGGTAATTTCCCCCTGCCAGCGCGTGCCGACATGAACGACGTACTCGCCGCGCTCGCGCGTGAGGCTGGCTGGGTCGTCGACGCCGACGGCACCACCTACCGCCAGTGCCCCCCTCCTTCTCACATG GGGTCATTTGCGGCTAGATCAGTTGAAAGTCAACTCTCTGGTGGTTCTTTAAGGAATTGCTCTGTTAAGGAAACGATTGAGAATCAGACATCTGTGCTTAGAATTGATGAATGCTTGTCGCCTGCATCCATTGATTCTGTTGTAATTGCAGAAAGGGACTCGAAGACTGAGAAATATACAAATGCTAGCCCCATCAATACAGTTGACTGCTTGGAGGCTGATCAG CTTATGCAAGATATTCATTCTGGGGTGCATGAAAATAACTTTACTGGCACACCATATGTTCCTGTTTATGTAAAGCTTCCA GCTGgtattattaacaaattttgcCAGTTGATTGATCCTGAAGGCATAAAGCAGGAGCTCATCCATATCAAGTCTTTAAATGTAGATGGTGTTGTTGTGGATTGTTGGTGGGGCATTGTTGAAGGCTGGAGCTCACAGAAATATGTGTGGTCTGGTTATAGGGAGCTTTTTAACATTATTAGAGAATTCAAACTGAAGTTACAG GTTGTTATGGCATTTCATGAATGTGGAGGGAATGATTCTAGTGATGCATTAATTTCCCTCCCACAATGGGTTTTGGATATTGGAAAAGACAACCAAGATATATTCTTCACAGATCGTGAAGGACGGAGGAATACTGAATGCCTTTCTTGGGGGATTGACAAAGAACGAGTTCTCAAAGGCAGAACTGGAATTGAG GTCTATTTTGATATGATGAGAAGCTTTCGGACAGAGTTTGATGACCTGTTTGCAGAAGGTTTGATTTCTGCTGTGGAGGTTGGACTTGGAGCATCTGGAGAGCTAAAATATCCTTCTTTCTCAGAAAGAATGGGATGGAGGTATCCTGGTATCGGTGAGTTTCAG TGCTATGATAAATACCTGCAGCATAGTCTGCGCAGAGCAGCCAAATTACGTGGTCACTCTTTCTGGGCTAGAGGACCTGATAATGCTGGACATTACAATTCTATGCCACATGAAACTGGATTCTTTTGTGAGCGAGGTGATTATGACAACTATTATGGACGCTTCTTCTTACATTGGTACTCCCAGACATTAATAGACCATGCAGATAATGTTTTGTCTCTTGCAACACTTGCTTTCGAGGAAACAAAGATAACTGTCAAG GTTCCCGCTGTATACTGGTGGTATAAGACTCCTAGTCATGCTGCAGAGTTGACAGCAGGATATCACAATCCAACAAATCAGGATGGATATTCTCCTGTGTTTGAGGTTCTGAGAAAACATGCTGTCACCATGAAATTTGTCTGCTTAGGATTTCATCTTTCCAGCCAGGAAGCTAATGAATCATTGATTGATCCAGAGGGTTTGAGTTGGCAG GTGCTAAACTCAGCTTGGGATCGCGGGTTGATGGCTGCTGGAGAGAATGCACTCCTTTGCTATGATAGAGAAGGGTACAAGAAATTGGTTGAGATTGCGAAGCCCAGAAATGACCCCGATCGCCGACACTTCTCATTCTTTGTTTATCAGCAACCATCTTTGCTGCAGACAAATGTTTGCTGGTCCGAACTGGATTTCTTTGTCAAATGCATGCATG GTGAGATGACAGATCTATAA
- the LOC114424969 gene encoding pectin acetylesterase 8-like isoform X2 — protein sequence MENARISQWLILLVCALLLLISEASYVPITIVQNAVAKGAVCLDGSPPAYHFDRGFGSGINNWLVAFEGGGWCNNVTTCLARKTNRLGSSKQMAKLIAFSGILNNREMFNPDFYNWNRIKVRYCDGSSFTGDVEAVNPVTKLHFRGGRIFNAVMEDLLAKGMKNARNAIISGCSAGGLTSVLHCDRFRALLPRGARVKCLSDAGYFINGKDVLGEQHIEQYFSQVVATHGSARNLPQSCTSRLSPRLCFFPQYLVSRITTPIFFVNAAYDSWQIKNILAPGVADPEGHWHSCKLDINNCSPDQLDLMQGFRTEFLRAITVLGNSSSKGMFIDSCYAHCQTEMQETWLRSDSPELKKTTIAKAVADWFYERRPFHQIDCPYPCNPTCHNRVFDPQDDHPGKNVTAKGTSDASATKPNFPKLTNKAQWIELVCISRGISGLLLTLVLLNKMK from the exons ATGGAGAATGCGAGAATAAGCCAGTGGTTGATCCTTCTGGTGTGTGCGCTGCTGTTGCTGATATCAGAAGCTTCTTATGTGCCAATCACTATTGTTCAGAACGCGGTAGCAAAAGGAGCTG TTTGTTTGGATGGGAGTCCACCAGCTTATCATTTTGATAGGGGATTTGGATCAGGGATTAACAATTGGTTGGTTGCATTTGAG GGAGGAGGATGGTGCAACAATGTCACTACTTGCCTTGCTCGCAAGACCAATCGTTTAGGTTCATCTAAGCAAATGGCCAAGCTAATTGCCTTTTCAGGAATTTTGAATAACAGGGAAATGTTTAATCCAG ATTTCTACAACTGGAACAGAATCAAGGTTAGGTATTGTGATGGTTCATCATTTACTGGTGATGTGGAAGCAGTGAATCCA GTGACTAAGTTGCACTTCAGAGGAGGTAGGATTTTCAATGCTGTCATGGAGGATTTACTAGCAAAAGGAATGAAAAATGCTCGAAAT GCTATTATCTCGGGATGTTCAGCTGGAGGATTAACATCAGTACTGCATTGTGATCGATTTCGAGCTCTATTACCTAGGGGAGCTAGAGTGAAATGCCTCTCAGATGCTGGTTACTTTATCAATGG AAAGGATGTCTTGGGAGAACAACACATTGAACAGTACTTCAGTCAAGTTGTTGCCACACAT ggCTCTGCTAGGAATTTGCCTCAATCGTGCACTTCAAGACTTAGCCCAAGGCTG TGCTTTTTCCCACAATATTTGGTGTCACGTATCACTACACCAATCTTCTTTGTAAACGCGGCTTACGACTCATGGCAG ATTAAGAACATTTTGGCACCGGGTGTTGCTGATCCTGAAGGCCATTGGCATAGCTGCAAGCTTGATATAAACAACTGCTCACCTGATCAACTTGATCTAATGCAAG GCTTCAGGACAGAATTTTTAAGGGCTATAACTGTGCTAGGCAACTCTTCATCTAAAGGAATGTTCATAGACTCTTGCTATGCCCACTGCCAAACTGAAATGCAGGAGACATGGTTGAGAAGTGACTCTCCAGAGCTGAAAAAGACA ACAATTGCAAAGGCTGTAGCAGATTGGTTTTATGAAAGAAGGCCTTTCCATCAGATAGATTGCCCTTACCCTTGCAACCCCACTTGTCACAACCGTGTTTTCGATCCACAAGACGACCATCCAGGA aaaaatgtgaCCGCGAAAGGAACATCAGATGCATCAGCTACAAAGCCCAATTTTCCCAAACTAACAAACAAG GCACAGTGGATTGAACTTGTGTGCATTAGTCGCGGGATCAGTGGGCTTCTACTAACGTTGGTTCTTCTG AACAAGATGAAATAA
- the LOC114424970 gene encoding E3 ubiquitin-protein ligase MBR1-like isoform X2: protein MGSSASKASSSSSSSSSGSFRKGRSKGYRGFPSYCLGATSGSRGIDSDDQVCDQNKVNGDDVTYSSGNEIDSDEGKTESFRKVKSDEVPCVPSNIDLEGWGHTTSRTGSSSAHSSSNQSLNPSSRFLSRFSLVPGNISFRLSRTTSLGSSRPCPVSSESLSIFNNEDELNLPPGLPGSLINRNETQHRSDLLNASLASQVPIQCHQEASNNLRSNTPTLVSPGNLVSSRTLSSVQDVARDGNGTREVLDVNLFSPRIHTDSENIEPRLTDRRNGAREPVERNVRFSRTLSVGRLRDRVLRRSTVSDFTFCPLQRERDASQDNGRRTGERDTRVSPSGRNAANSSTPRYPLPSTPSSLFGIEDYEVETSQSRETRYQDLLEHRSNFLERRRRIRSQVRALQRLGSRFENLSGHDRSCILSGQHRNGRCACRINSRDTNSNDDTNARASISRIVMLAEALFEQSVVLSSRPSVSSIGSVPAPNDVVESLPVKLYTKLHKHQEEPVQCYICLVEYEDGDSMRVLPCHHEFHTTCVDKWLKEIHRVCPLCRGDICVSDSLPREN, encoded by the exons ATGGGGTCCAGTGCCAGCAAGGCCTCGTCCTCATCGTCGTCGTCGTCTTCGGGGAGTTTCAGGAAGGGTCGATCTAAGGGATACCGAGGTTTCCCATCGTATTGTCTGGGAGCCACGTCTGGATCTCGTGGCATTGATAGTGACGACCAG GTTTGTGATCAGAATAAAGTAAATGGAGATGATGTAACATACAGCAGTGGCAATGAAATAGATTCAGATGAGGGGAAGACAGAGTCTTTTAGAAAGGTTAAATCTGATGAAGTGCCTTGTGTGCCTTCTAACATTGACCTTGAGGGGTGGGGTCACACTACATCCAGAACTGGTAGCAGCTCTGCACATTCTTCTTCAAATCAGTCCTTGAACCCTTCAAGCCGATTCCTTTCTCGCTTTAGCCTTGTTCCTGGTAATATAAGCTTCAGACTTAGCAGAACCACAAGTTTGGGGTCATCTAGGCCTTGCCCGGTTTCTTCAGAGAGTCTCTCAATATTTAACAATGAAGATGAGCTTAATCTGCCTCCAGGGCTTCCTGGCAGCTTGATCAATAGAAATGAAACTCAACACCGTAGTGACTTGCTTAATGCATCTCTTGCTAGTCAAGTGCCTATACAGTGTCATCAAGAAGCTTCCAATAATTTAAGATCCAATACCCCGACACTGGTTTCCCCTGGCAACTTGGTTAGCAGTCGCACACTTTCTTCTGTTCAGGATGTTGCCAGAGATGGAAATGGTACAAGAGAAGTGCTGGATGTGAACTTGTTTTCTCCTAGAATTCATACTGATTCAGAAAACATTGAGCCTAGACTTACTGATAGACGAAATGGAGCTCGAGAGCCTGTTGAACGTAATGTTCGTTTTAGCCGGACATTAAGTGTTGGAAGGCTCCGTGACAGGGTTCTCCGCCGATCAACAGTATCAGACTTCACATTTTGCCCTTTGCAACGAGAGAGAGATGCTAGTCAAGATAATGGAAGACGGACAGGGGAGAGAGACACAAGAGTGTCACCATCTGGTCGTAATGCTGCAAATTCTTCTACACCTAGATATCCTCTACCCAGTACACCTAGCTCCTTGTTTGGCATCGAAGATTATGAAGTTGAGACTTCACAATCTAGAGAAACTAGGTATCAGGATCTACTGGAGCATAGGTCCAATTTCCTCGAACGGAGAAGAAGAATACGGTCCCAG GTCCGTGCTCTTCAGAGGTTGGGTAGCCGGTTTGAAAATCTTTCTGGACATGACAGATCATGTATCTTATCTGGTCAACATAGAAATGGTCGTTGTGCATGCAGAATCAATAGTCGTGATACCAATTCAAATGATGATACCAATGCAAGAGCTAGCATATCAAGAATTGTTATGCTAGCTGAAGCTTTATTTGAG CAATCTGTGGTTTTATCATCTCGCCCTTCTGTGTCATCTATCGGTTCCGTTCCTGCACCTAATGACGTTGTGGAATCCTTGCCTGTCAAATTATACACAAAGTTGCACAAACATCAAGAAGAACCTGTACA ATGTTATATATGCCTTGTGGAGTATGAGGATGGAGACAGCATGCGAGTTCTGCCTTGTCATCATGAATTTCATACAACATGTGTAGACAAGTGGCTGAAGGAGATTCACAG GGTGTGCCCACTATGTCGAGGGGATATCTGTGTATCTGATTCACTGCCAAGGGAGAACTAA
- the LOC114424970 gene encoding E3 ubiquitin-protein ligase MBR1-like isoform X1, whose product MGSSASKASSSSSSSSSGSFRKGRSKGYRGFPSYCLGATSGSRGIDSDDQVCDQNKVNGDDVTYSSGNEIDSDEGKTESFRKVKSDEVPCVPSNIDLEGWGHTTSRTGSSSAHSSSNQSLNPSSRFLSRFSLVPGNISFRLSRTTSLGSSRPCPVSSESLSIFNNEDELNLPPGLPGSLINRNETQHRSDLLNASLASQVPIQCHQEASNNLRSNTPTLVSPGNLVSSRTLSSVQDVARDGNGTREVLDVNLFSPRIHTDSENIEPRLTDRRNGAREPVERNVRFSRTLSVGRLRDRVLRRSTVSDFTFCPLQRERDASQDNGRRTGERDTRVSPSGRNAANSSTPRYPLPSTPSSLFGIEDYEVETSQSRETRYQDLLEHRSNFLERRRRIRSQVRALQRLGSRFENLSGHDRSCILSGQHRNGRCACRINSRDTNSNDDTNARASISRIVMLAEALFEVLDEIHQQSVVLSSRPSVSSIGSVPAPNDVVESLPVKLYTKLHKHQEEPVQCYICLVEYEDGDSMRVLPCHHEFHTTCVDKWLKEIHRVCPLCRGDICVSDSLPREN is encoded by the exons ATGGGGTCCAGTGCCAGCAAGGCCTCGTCCTCATCGTCGTCGTCGTCTTCGGGGAGTTTCAGGAAGGGTCGATCTAAGGGATACCGAGGTTTCCCATCGTATTGTCTGGGAGCCACGTCTGGATCTCGTGGCATTGATAGTGACGACCAG GTTTGTGATCAGAATAAAGTAAATGGAGATGATGTAACATACAGCAGTGGCAATGAAATAGATTCAGATGAGGGGAAGACAGAGTCTTTTAGAAAGGTTAAATCTGATGAAGTGCCTTGTGTGCCTTCTAACATTGACCTTGAGGGGTGGGGTCACACTACATCCAGAACTGGTAGCAGCTCTGCACATTCTTCTTCAAATCAGTCCTTGAACCCTTCAAGCCGATTCCTTTCTCGCTTTAGCCTTGTTCCTGGTAATATAAGCTTCAGACTTAGCAGAACCACAAGTTTGGGGTCATCTAGGCCTTGCCCGGTTTCTTCAGAGAGTCTCTCAATATTTAACAATGAAGATGAGCTTAATCTGCCTCCAGGGCTTCCTGGCAGCTTGATCAATAGAAATGAAACTCAACACCGTAGTGACTTGCTTAATGCATCTCTTGCTAGTCAAGTGCCTATACAGTGTCATCAAGAAGCTTCCAATAATTTAAGATCCAATACCCCGACACTGGTTTCCCCTGGCAACTTGGTTAGCAGTCGCACACTTTCTTCTGTTCAGGATGTTGCCAGAGATGGAAATGGTACAAGAGAAGTGCTGGATGTGAACTTGTTTTCTCCTAGAATTCATACTGATTCAGAAAACATTGAGCCTAGACTTACTGATAGACGAAATGGAGCTCGAGAGCCTGTTGAACGTAATGTTCGTTTTAGCCGGACATTAAGTGTTGGAAGGCTCCGTGACAGGGTTCTCCGCCGATCAACAGTATCAGACTTCACATTTTGCCCTTTGCAACGAGAGAGAGATGCTAGTCAAGATAATGGAAGACGGACAGGGGAGAGAGACACAAGAGTGTCACCATCTGGTCGTAATGCTGCAAATTCTTCTACACCTAGATATCCTCTACCCAGTACACCTAGCTCCTTGTTTGGCATCGAAGATTATGAAGTTGAGACTTCACAATCTAGAGAAACTAGGTATCAGGATCTACTGGAGCATAGGTCCAATTTCCTCGAACGGAGAAGAAGAATACGGTCCCAG GTCCGTGCTCTTCAGAGGTTGGGTAGCCGGTTTGAAAATCTTTCTGGACATGACAGATCATGTATCTTATCTGGTCAACATAGAAATGGTCGTTGTGCATGCAGAATCAATAGTCGTGATACCAATTCAAATGATGATACCAATGCAAGAGCTAGCATATCAAGAATTGTTATGCTAGCTGAAGCTTTATTTGAG gtTCTGGATGAAATTCACCAGCAATCTGTGGTTTTATCATCTCGCCCTTCTGTGTCATCTATCGGTTCCGTTCCTGCACCTAATGACGTTGTGGAATCCTTGCCTGTCAAATTATACACAAAGTTGCACAAACATCAAGAAGAACCTGTACA ATGTTATATATGCCTTGTGGAGTATGAGGATGGAGACAGCATGCGAGTTCTGCCTTGTCATCATGAATTTCATACAACATGTGTAGACAAGTGGCTGAAGGAGATTCACAG GGTGTGCCCACTATGTCGAGGGGATATCTGTGTATCTGATTCACTGCCAAGGGAGAACTAA
- the LOC114424969 gene encoding pectin acetylesterase 8-like isoform X1, translated as MENARISQWLILLVCALLLLISEASYVPITIVQNAVAKGAVCLDGSPPAYHFDRGFGSGINNWLVAFEGGGWCNNVTTCLARKTNRLGSSKQMAKLIAFSGILNNREMFNPDFYNWNRIKVRYCDGSSFTGDVEAVNPVTKLHFRGGRIFNAVMEDLLAKGMKNARNVREAIISGCSAGGLTSVLHCDRFRALLPRGARVKCLSDAGYFINGKDVLGEQHIEQYFSQVVATHGSARNLPQSCTSRLSPRLCFFPQYLVSRITTPIFFVNAAYDSWQIKNILAPGVADPEGHWHSCKLDINNCSPDQLDLMQGFRTEFLRAITVLGNSSSKGMFIDSCYAHCQTEMQETWLRSDSPELKKTTIAKAVADWFYERRPFHQIDCPYPCNPTCHNRVFDPQDDHPGKNVTAKGTSDASATKPNFPKLTNKAQWIELVCISRGISGLLLTLVLLNKMK; from the exons ATGGAGAATGCGAGAATAAGCCAGTGGTTGATCCTTCTGGTGTGTGCGCTGCTGTTGCTGATATCAGAAGCTTCTTATGTGCCAATCACTATTGTTCAGAACGCGGTAGCAAAAGGAGCTG TTTGTTTGGATGGGAGTCCACCAGCTTATCATTTTGATAGGGGATTTGGATCAGGGATTAACAATTGGTTGGTTGCATTTGAG GGAGGAGGATGGTGCAACAATGTCACTACTTGCCTTGCTCGCAAGACCAATCGTTTAGGTTCATCTAAGCAAATGGCCAAGCTAATTGCCTTTTCAGGAATTTTGAATAACAGGGAAATGTTTAATCCAG ATTTCTACAACTGGAACAGAATCAAGGTTAGGTATTGTGATGGTTCATCATTTACTGGTGATGTGGAAGCAGTGAATCCA GTGACTAAGTTGCACTTCAGAGGAGGTAGGATTTTCAATGCTGTCATGGAGGATTTACTAGCAAAAGGAATGAAAAATGCTCGAAATGTAAGAGAG GCTATTATCTCGGGATGTTCAGCTGGAGGATTAACATCAGTACTGCATTGTGATCGATTTCGAGCTCTATTACCTAGGGGAGCTAGAGTGAAATGCCTCTCAGATGCTGGTTACTTTATCAATGG AAAGGATGTCTTGGGAGAACAACACATTGAACAGTACTTCAGTCAAGTTGTTGCCACACAT ggCTCTGCTAGGAATTTGCCTCAATCGTGCACTTCAAGACTTAGCCCAAGGCTG TGCTTTTTCCCACAATATTTGGTGTCACGTATCACTACACCAATCTTCTTTGTAAACGCGGCTTACGACTCATGGCAG ATTAAGAACATTTTGGCACCGGGTGTTGCTGATCCTGAAGGCCATTGGCATAGCTGCAAGCTTGATATAAACAACTGCTCACCTGATCAACTTGATCTAATGCAAG GCTTCAGGACAGAATTTTTAAGGGCTATAACTGTGCTAGGCAACTCTTCATCTAAAGGAATGTTCATAGACTCTTGCTATGCCCACTGCCAAACTGAAATGCAGGAGACATGGTTGAGAAGTGACTCTCCAGAGCTGAAAAAGACA ACAATTGCAAAGGCTGTAGCAGATTGGTTTTATGAAAGAAGGCCTTTCCATCAGATAGATTGCCCTTACCCTTGCAACCCCACTTGTCACAACCGTGTTTTCGATCCACAAGACGACCATCCAGGA aaaaatgtgaCCGCGAAAGGAACATCAGATGCATCAGCTACAAAGCCCAATTTTCCCAAACTAACAAACAAG GCACAGTGGATTGAACTTGTGTGCATTAGTCGCGGGATCAGTGGGCTTCTACTAACGTTGGTTCTTCTG AACAAGATGAAATAA